The Streptomyces sp. NBC_01268 genome segment GGGCGTCCGCGCCACGCTCGCCGAACTGGCCCTGGAACAGGCACCCTTGGCTGCGGTCCCGGCGCACGCCGCCGCGTACGTGATCTACACCTCCGGGTCCACCGGCCGCCCCAAGGGCGTGCGGGTCACCCACCACAACGTGCTCAGCCTCCTCGACGCCACCGCCGGCGGCTACGGCCTCGGCCCGGACGACGTGTGGACGCTCTTCCACGCCTGCTCGTTCGACGTCTCCATGTACGAGATGTTCGGCTGCCTGCTGCACGGCGGGCGGCTCGTCGTGGTGCCGCGGCTGACGACGTGGGAGCCGGAGGAGTTCGCCGAACTCTGCGCCCGCGAGCGGGTCACGGTGCTCAGCCAGACGCCGTCCGCGCTCACCGTGATGCTCCCCGCGCTCGCCGCCCGCCCCGACGCCACCGCGCACATCCGCTACGTGCTGTTCGCGGGTGAGGCACTCGACCGGCGGCTCGTCGAGCGCTGGTACGAGGAGATCGGCGACCGGACCCAGCTCGTCAACATGTACGGGATCACCGAGACGACCGTGCACGCCTCCTGGCGCCTGCTGCGCCCCGAGGACGTACGGACCGCCGAGTCGGACATCGGCACCCCGCTGCCCGGCACCGCGCTGCACGTCCTGCACGACGACGGCGTGCCGGTCGCCGACCGCTGCGTCGGCGAGATCTACGTCGGCGGCCCGCAGGTCAGCGACGGCTACCTCGGCCGGCCCCGGGAGACCGCCCTGCGGTTCCTGCCGGACCCCTTCACCGACGTGCCCGGCGCCCGCATGTACCGCTCCGGCGACCTCGCCCGGCGCAACGGCACCACCCTCGCCTACCTCGGCCGCCGCGACCGGCAGGTGCAGGTCAACGGCTTCCGGGTGGAGCTCGCCGAGATCGAGGCCGCGCTCTCCGCCCGCCCCGGCGTGGACGCGGCCGGAGCGGCCGTCACCACCGACGACAGCGGCGCCCACCTGGTGGCCGTCGTCGTCCCCGCCGCCGGTGCCGCGCCCGAACCGGCGGACCTCCTCGCCGCGGTGCGCACCACGCTGCCCCGCTACATGGTGCCGCGCACCGTCGCCGTCGTGGACGCGCTGCCGCTGACCACCAACGGCAAGCTGGACCGCACGGCCGTGGTCGCCGCCGCGTCCGCCGCCACGACCGGTACGCCGACCGCCCCCGAGCCCGGCGCCCTGCCCGTCGGCGTTCGCGAGACGGTGCTGCTGGACCTGTTCCGCGAGGTCCTCGGCGATCCCGCCGTGGGCACCGCCACCGACTTCTTCGACGCGGGCGGCGACTCCATGCGCGCCATCCGCCTGGTCGGCCTCGCGAAGGACCGGGGACTCGGCCTGACCGTCCAGGACGTGTACGCCGCGCCGACCGTCGCCGCCCTCGCGCCGCTGGCCGCCGAGGGGGCCGAACCGCCCGCCGCGCGCGAGCCGTTCGCCCTGCTGCCGGCGCCGGCCGCGACCGGCTTCGCGCCCGACGTCGTCGACGCGTTCCCGATGACCGCCCTGCAGTCCGGGATGATCTACCACCAGGAGATGGCGCCCGGCGCCCGCGTCTACCACATCATGCTCAGCTACCGGGTGCGCGGAGCGATGGACCCGGCCGCCTTCCGGGCCGCCGCGCAGGCCGTCACCGACGCGCACCCGATCCTGCGCACCAGCTTCGACCTCGCCAACGCGCTCGGCCCCGTGCAGCGCGTCCACAGCGGCGTCACCGTGCCGGTCGACTTCGAGGACCTGACCCGGCTCGGCGACGACGCGCAGCGGGAGCGGATCCGGCAGGTCGTGGCGCGCGAGACCGCCACCGACTTCGACCTGTCCGCGCCGCCGCTGCTCCGGCTCGTCGTGCTCACCACCTCGGCCGACGACTACCAGCTGATCTTCACCCACCACCACGCCATCCTCGACGGCTGGTCGGTGAACATCTTCTTCGAGGACCTCCAGGCCCAGTACCAGGCGCTGCTCGCCACCGGCACGGCCCCGCCGCTGCCCCGCCCGCGCACCGCGTTCGGCGACTACGTGGCCCTGGAGCAGCGGGCCGTGGCCGACGCGGGGCACCGCGCGTTCTGGGCGGGCCGCACCGCCGGCAAGGCCCGGCTGGTCGCCCCGGACCGCACGGGTGCGCCCGTGATGCGCCAGCACCACGCGCACTTCACCGGACAGCTCGACGCGCTGCGCGCCACCGCGGCGCGGCTCGGCGTGCCGCTGAAGGCGCTGCTGGCCGCCTCGCACCTGCGGGTCGTGTCCTGGCTGACCGGCGCCGACTCCGTGGGCACCAGCATGGTCGTCGCCTGCCGCCCCGAGACCCAGGACTCCGACCGGGTCCTCGGCCTCTTCCTCAACCAGCTGCCGCTGCGGGTGGCGCTCGAAGGGCAGACCTGGGCGGAGCTGGCGGCGCGCGCCCACGAGGAGGAGCAGGAGGTCATCCGGCACCGCTGGTACCCGAACGCCGCGATCCAGAGCGCGTACGGGCCGGAGCCGATGTTCGACTCCAGCTTCAACTTCACCGACTACCACAACACCCGGCAGATGGTCCGGGACGGCGCCCTCCAGCTGCTCGACGCCGACGAGCTGGAGTCCACCCACTACGCGTACAGCTCGGCCTTCACCGTCGACGTCCGCACCCAGGAGCTGCGGCTCCTCATGGAGTACGACGCGGCGGCACTGCCCGAGAGCACGCTGGTCCTCGCGGCGGAGGCGCACCGCCGGGCGCTCGCCGCGATCGTCGCCGACCCCGACCGCCCCTTCCGCGACACGGAGCTGCCGGGGATCGCGGACCTGGCGCGCCTGATGGCCTCGGGCACGGCGCCCGTGGCCACGGCGCCCGTCGTCACGGCGTCCGTGGCCCCCGCCGCGGTGCCCCCCGCCGTCGTGGCCCCGCTCGTCCCGGCCCCGCGCCCCGTGCCCGTACCCGCCGTCTCCGCCCCGACCGGGTCGGACCTGGAGGCGGACGTGCGGGCCGTGTGGACCGAGGTCCTGGGCGTCCGGGAGCTCGACGCCACGACCTCGTTCTTCGACGCGGGCGGCGACTCGCTCACCGCGATGCAGGTGGTCAGCAGGCTCCGCGCCCGGCACGGCGCCCTGTCCATGCGGACGTTCATGGCGGCACCCACCGTCGCGGGCCTCGCCGAGGCCCTCGGAGGCGGTACCGCGCCGCAGCCCACGGCCACGGCTACGGCGACTGCGACGCAGGCCGCGCCGTCCGGCCGCCACCCGCTCTCCCTCGCGCAGCGCCAGATGTGGGAGATCGCCGGCCGGCTGCCCGGCGTCGGCCTGTTCGGGATGGCGGGCGCGCTGAGCGCCGACGGGCCGCTCGAACTGCCCCTCCTGGAGCGCACCTTCGCCGAGCTCGCCGCCCGGCACGAGGCGCTGCGCACCCGCATCGAGGACACCGCCGACGGCCCCGTGCAGGTGGTCGAGGAGCGGGTCACGGTCGCCGTCGACGTCAACGACCTCAGTGCCGAGGCGCACCCGGACCGGGCCTGCGAGAAGCTGATGGCCGCCGCCGCGCGCGAGCCGCTGCCGTTGGACCGGGCGCCGCTCATGCGGGTCGTTGTGCACCGGCTGGCCGCCGACCGGCACGTGATCTTCCTGAACATCCACCACATCGTCTGCGACGGCTGGTCGCTCACCCTGCTGCTGTCCGACGCGGCCCGGATCTACCGCGAGCTGGCCACCGACGGCACGCTCGCGCCCCGGCCGGTCCCGCGCGGCAGCGGCTGGCTGGCCCGGGACCGGGCCGACTGGCTCCGCAGCGGGGAGGCGGCGCGCCAGCGCGCGTTCTGGCTGGACCGGCTGACTCCGCCGTGGGGCGCGCTCGCGGACGGCCCCGGCAGCCGCTTCGCCGAGCTGGGCACGGCCACGTTCGTGCAGCGCCTGCGGTCGGCGTCGACCCGGGCGACCCTGTCGGCCGAGGACATGGCCGCCGTACGGGCCGCCGCGCGCAAGCACGGCATGACCGACTTCATGCTCGTGCTCGCCGCGTACGCGGCGACGCTGCGGGCGTGGAGCGGGCAGCGGGACATCCGGATCGCCACCATGCTCGCCAACCGGGTCGAGCCCGGCCTGGACGAGGTGGTGGGGCTGGTCGCCAACACGGTCGTGCTGCGCCTGCTGCTCGACGACCCCGATCCGGTGGCGGTCGGCCGGCAGGCCCGCGAGGTCTGCGTCGCCGCGCTCGACCACCAGGAGCTGCCGTTCGAGGAGGTGCTCTCCGGGATCCGCGAGCGGCACCCGGAGGCGGGCCCGGTCTTCGAGGCGATGCTCGTCGCGCAGGAGGAGACCCCGGCCGCCGCTCCCGGCGACGGCCTGGTCTTCGCCCCGTACCGGTCCGAGCGCGACGTGCTCGGCGCCCGGGTCGTGGCCACCGCGTCGGACTTCGTGGTGGGGATCGCCCCGATCGGCGGCGAGCTGCTGTTCGAGCTGCGCTACAAGCCGGCGACCACGCCGGACGCGCTGGCCGCCGAGCTGCTGACCGCGATCACGACCGCCGTGCGCGACACCGCGGCGGCCCTCCTGGAGACCCCGTGACGGCTTGCCCCGCCCACCGTCCGCGCCTGCGCCGCCTGTGGCTGCTGCCCACGGCGCGGGTGGCGGGCGCCGGGGGCGCGGCGGGCCTGGTGCTCGCCGCGGGGCTGCTCGCCGTGCCGTGGGCCTCGG includes the following:
- a CDS encoding non-ribosomal peptide synthetase, which translates into the protein MTARDLLRRLDDLGVTLTLADDRLRYRGRGETPPPELLAEMKRHRDELADLVGRRERLTWPPVSAGDTGPLTAAQRSLWATTYFAEDGTYNLCAALRLRGPLDRDAFTAALRDIHDRHPSLRTRFPVTGGEPRQQVLPAVEPPLVVTDAPDLDACAAECARLADEPLALDTAPPVVMRLFRIGGGADAEGAAPAGQDAGHDADDHVFFFVLHHVIADGSSFDPLLDDLARCYASRVAGEEPPPAAASVGMVDYARWEADRLAYADLSDARRYWRERLDDASLGALPLPPPRDGAVPERGRAHQAVVPADTTAALRLLAERSRASLFTVVSTGVAVALARSTGREDLVVGMPTSRRDRTGLERVVGLLLDMVPVRLDATATAPFTELVRRTRTAVLGAVRHAPVPDGVAGSGATFNVILTDLGATPPAPVFPGLTIEPVEVEQVGAKYDLNFLVRDDGDTLTVEIEADRRAVADADAAAIGATVVAVLTAAAADPSAPVATLAAGAFGVAAPGAVAAPDRVPRADESLTGRLAEQARTRGEAVAVTAPEGALSYAELQARVEATAGGLRSRGIGAGQVVAVSLPRGLDLVVAILGVMASGAASLVLHESWPTARVTDVLDDSGARLTITEDATVPGVRATLAELALEQAPLAAVPAHAAAYVIYTSGSTGRPKGVRVTHHNVLSLLDATAGGYGLGPDDVWTLFHACSFDVSMYEMFGCLLHGGRLVVVPRLTTWEPEEFAELCARERVTVLSQTPSALTVMLPALAARPDATAHIRYVLFAGEALDRRLVERWYEEIGDRTQLVNMYGITETTVHASWRLLRPEDVRTAESDIGTPLPGTALHVLHDDGVPVADRCVGEIYVGGPQVSDGYLGRPRETALRFLPDPFTDVPGARMYRSGDLARRNGTTLAYLGRRDRQVQVNGFRVELAEIEAALSARPGVDAAGAAVTTDDSGAHLVAVVVPAAGAAPEPADLLAAVRTTLPRYMVPRTVAVVDALPLTTNGKLDRTAVVAAASAATTGTPTAPEPGALPVGVRETVLLDLFREVLGDPAVGTATDFFDAGGDSMRAIRLVGLAKDRGLGLTVQDVYAAPTVAALAPLAAEGAEPPAAREPFALLPAPAATGFAPDVVDAFPMTALQSGMIYHQEMAPGARVYHIMLSYRVRGAMDPAAFRAAAQAVTDAHPILRTSFDLANALGPVQRVHSGVTVPVDFEDLTRLGDDAQRERIRQVVARETATDFDLSAPPLLRLVVLTTSADDYQLIFTHHHAILDGWSVNIFFEDLQAQYQALLATGTAPPLPRPRTAFGDYVALEQRAVADAGHRAFWAGRTAGKARLVAPDRTGAPVMRQHHAHFTGQLDALRATAARLGVPLKALLAASHLRVVSWLTGADSVGTSMVVACRPETQDSDRVLGLFLNQLPLRVALEGQTWAELAARAHEEEQEVIRHRWYPNAAIQSAYGPEPMFDSSFNFTDYHNTRQMVRDGALQLLDADELESTHYAYSSAFTVDVRTQELRLLMEYDAAALPESTLVLAAEAHRRALAAIVADPDRPFRDTELPGIADLARLMASGTAPVATAPVVTASVAPAAVPPAVVAPLVPAPRPVPVPAVSAPTGSDLEADVRAVWTEVLGVRELDATTSFFDAGGDSLTAMQVVSRLRARHGALSMRTFMAAPTVAGLAEALGGGTAPQPTATATATATQAAPSGRHPLSLAQRQMWEIAGRLPGVGLFGMAGALSADGPLELPLLERTFAELAARHEALRTRIEDTADGPVQVVEERVTVAVDVNDLSAEAHPDRACEKLMAAAAREPLPLDRAPLMRVVVHRLAADRHVIFLNIHHIVCDGWSLTLLLSDAARIYRELATDGTLAPRPVPRGSGWLARDRADWLRSGEAARQRAFWLDRLTPPWGALADGPGSRFAELGTATFVQRLRSASTRATLSAEDMAAVRAAARKHGMTDFMLVLAAYAATLRAWSGQRDIRIATMLANRVEPGLDEVVGLVANTVVLRLLLDDPDPVAVGRQAREVCVAALDHQELPFEEVLSGIRERHPEAGPVFEAMLVAQEETPAAAPGDGLVFAPYRSERDVLGARVVATASDFVVGIAPIGGELLFELRYKPATTPDALAAELLTAITTAVRDTAAALLETP